One Vanessa atalanta chromosome 20, ilVanAtal1.2, whole genome shotgun sequence genomic window carries:
- the LOC125071857 gene encoding uncharacterized protein LOC125071857, which yields MTTYSLDAETFINEIKKHKELWDVSSDGYRYKTKDKQTAWANVARVFITDFDNMKDVEKTEVYRKLHSKWRNIRDAYVRNLKRKDGKRGYMYAKHLTFLSSRYNENHTSEDDTTDEEKNVSINKPRNIEVTTNSDEEASTIVNLKRRRVEKFDKIEFVETPNIQTVETHCTEDEDRSFFDSLLPAVREFDLDQKLEFRCEVLKLIKHIRSEAITFKPEFNTIDY from the exons ATGACAACGTATTCGTTGGACGCTGAAACatttataaacgaaataaagAAACACAAAGAGTTATGGGATGTGTCTAGTGACGGTTACAGGTACAAAACCAAGGACAAGCAGACTGCTTGGGCCAATGTGGCTAGAGTCTTCATAACGGATTTCGATAATATGAAAGATGTTGAAAAAACAGAAGTTT ATCGCAAGCTACACAGCAAATGGCGTAACATACGCGATGCATACGTCCGGAATCTAAAACGCAAAGACGGAAAACGCGGTTACATGTACGCGAAACACTTGACCTTCCTAAGTAGCCGGTATAACGAAAACCACACCAGCGAGGACGATACCACCGACGAGGAGAAAAACGTGAGCATTAATAAGCCTAGAAATATCGAAGTTACAACAAACAGTGATGAGGAAGCTTCGACTATCGTCAACCTAAAACGGCGTCGCGTCGAGAAATTTGACAAGATTGAATTTGTCGAAACGCCGAATATACAAACGGTTGAAACACACTGTACGGAAGATGAAGATAGGTCTTTCTTCGATTCGTTGTTGCCAGCTGTTAGAGAGTTCGATTTAGACCAGAAACTGGAATTTAGATGCGaggttttaaagttaataaaacatataaggTCAGAAGCAATTACTTTTAAGCCCGAATTTAATACTATAGATTATTAA